Proteins encoded by one window of Xylella fastidiosa:
- a CDS encoding glycoside hydrolase family 5 protein, which yields MPISFLYPLCLLPSCFLILLTSLTTLAPTSPSHTTNILTYAGINLPGPEFSPSNKPGVLYKDYLYPSASDYAYVAKKGMNIVRLPVLWERVQPTLNDALDATQLNLILNAVEQAKAQKLHIILDIHNYAKYNDELIGSDNVPISAFADLWKRLSLQFANDKAVIFGLMNEPHEITSTTWAKAAQASINAIRSTGARNLVLVPGTAYSGAHSWLSSYYGIPNGEALLNINDPAKHMAFEVHQYLNENSTGTTGECISTTIGAEKLEAFTNWLRTYHKTGFLGEFATGNNDTCNKALEGMLSYIEENADVWLGLTWWGSNPWFSPDYPFNLHPNSDGNDKPQMSILESHTRKITKIHK from the coding sequence ATGCCCATTTCCTTTCTATACCCTTTATGCCTCCTCCCCTCCTGTTTCCTAATACTGCTCACAAGCTTGACGACACTGGCACCAACATCACCAAGCCATACCACAAACATACTGACGTACGCTGGTATCAATCTTCCTGGCCCGGAATTCAGCCCAAGCAATAAACCAGGTGTTCTCTATAAGGACTATCTTTATCCAAGTGCATCTGACTACGCTTACGTGGCCAAAAAGGGCATGAACATCGTGCGCCTCCCTGTCCTTTGGGAACGCGTCCAGCCCACACTGAATGATGCATTGGACGCCACGCAACTCAACCTGATTCTTAACGCCGTCGAGCAAGCGAAAGCCCAGAAATTACATATCATTCTAGATATCCATAACTACGCCAAATATAACGATGAGCTGATCGGCAGTGACAATGTTCCTATCAGCGCCTTCGCTGATCTATGGAAACGTCTGTCCCTACAGTTTGCCAACGACAAAGCAGTCATCTTCGGGCTGATGAACGAGCCTCATGAAATCACCTCAACCACTTGGGCTAAGGCTGCTCAAGCATCCATCAACGCAATCCGCAGCACTGGCGCACGTAACCTCGTATTAGTGCCGGGTACCGCTTACAGCGGCGCACACAGTTGGCTGAGCAGCTACTACGGCATCCCTAATGGAGAAGCGCTGCTGAACATCAATGATCCTGCCAAACACATGGCGTTCGAAGTACACCAATATCTCAATGAAAATAGCACCGGCACGACGGGCGAATGCATCAGCACCACCATCGGAGCCGAGAAGCTAGAAGCATTCACCAACTGGCTGCGCACCTACCACAAAACCGGTTTCCTTGGCGAGTTCGCTACTGGCAACAACGATACTTGCAACAAAGCATTGGAAGGCATGCTCAGCTATATTGAGGAAAACGCAGACGTCTGGTTGGGACTGACGTGGTGGGGATCTAACCCCTGGTTTAGTCCCGATTATCCATTCAACCTGCATCCAAACAGTGACGGCAACGACAAGCCGCAGATGAGCATCCTGGAATCACACACACGTAAGATCACTAAAATCCACAAATAA
- a CDS encoding FAD-dependent oxidoreductase, whose product MSRKHAFQFLDLPRQMPQRIPVELRTSGDWRELYGKFDKGEAQYQAGRCLDCGNPYCSWKCPVHNAIPQWLQLVQENRIDEAAALCHATNPLPEVCGRVCPQDRLCEGSCTLEEFGAVTIGAVEKYIVDTALQQGWRPDLSHVQPTGWRVAVVGAGPAGLACADRLARAGVQAVVYDRYEQIGGLLQFGIPSFKLDKAVMSTRRQVLEGMGVEFRLGVEIGKDLGIEALLEDYDAVFLGVGAYRYTDGGLPGQDLKNVLPALPFLVQNGRIISGNDPYGRPIAGWEDQVQLPDVAGKSVVVLGGGDTGMDCVRSAIRLGATKVTCIYRRDEANMPGSAREVANAREEGVRFLFNRQPLSIQSGTDKQAIGVTVVETKLAEPDANGRRNAVPIQGTEAVLEADVVIIAFGFSPMLLEWLTAQGVQASSNGRIVVALSDTGDRLTYQTTHPKLFAGGDCVRGADLVVTAVAEGRDAAESIVRWLRATAQVMDVAVI is encoded by the coding sequence ATGAGTCGCAAGCACGCTTTCCAATTTCTTGATTTGCCTCGGCAGATGCCGCAACGCATCCCGGTGGAGCTGCGTACTTCCGGGGATTGGCGGGAGTTATACGGTAAGTTCGATAAGGGTGAAGCGCAGTACCAAGCCGGTCGCTGTTTGGACTGTGGTAATCCATATTGCAGTTGGAAGTGTCCGGTGCATAACGCCATCCCGCAGTGGTTGCAGTTAGTGCAGGAAAATCGCATTGATGAGGCCGCAGCGTTGTGCCATGCAACCAACCCGCTTCCTGAAGTGTGCGGCAGGGTGTGTCCGCAGGACCGTCTCTGTGAAGGCAGTTGCACGCTGGAGGAGTTTGGTGCGGTCACTATCGGTGCGGTGGAAAAGTACATTGTGGATACCGCGTTGCAGCAGGGGTGGCGTCCCGATTTGAGCCATGTGCAACCGACGGGTTGGCGTGTGGCGGTGGTCGGTGCAGGGCCTGCCGGCCTTGCCTGTGCGGATCGTTTGGCGCGTGCTGGGGTCCAGGCGGTGGTGTATGACCGCTATGAGCAGATCGGCGGGTTGCTGCAGTTCGGGATTCCCAGTTTTAAGCTTGATAAGGCGGTGATGAGTACGCGCCGCCAAGTGCTTGAGGGCATGGGCGTAGAGTTTCGATTGGGTGTGGAGATTGGAAAGGATCTGGGGATTGAAGCGTTGTTGGAGGACTACGATGCTGTGTTCCTTGGCGTCGGTGCGTATCGCTACACGGACGGTGGCTTGCCGGGTCAGGACTTGAAAAACGTGTTGCCGGCATTACCGTTTTTGGTTCAGAACGGACGTATCATTTCTGGCAATGATCCGTATGGCCGTCCGATTGCCGGTTGGGAGGATCAGGTGCAGTTGCCGGATGTGGCGGGGAAGTCTGTGGTTGTACTCGGTGGCGGTGATACCGGCATGGATTGTGTACGGAGTGCGATCCGTTTAGGTGCCACCAAAGTCACCTGTATCTATCGGCGTGATGAGGCGAATATGCCTGGCTCGGCGCGTGAGGTTGCTAACGCGCGGGAAGAGGGGGTGCGCTTTCTGTTTAATCGTCAGCCATTGTCGATTCAATCCGGTACCGACAAACAAGCCATTGGTGTCACTGTGGTGGAAACGAAGCTTGCTGAGCCGGATGCCAATGGTCGTCGCAACGCAGTGCCTATCCAGGGTACTGAAGCGGTGCTGGAAGCGGATGTGGTGATTATTGCTTTTGGTTTTTCGCCGATGTTGCTGGAGTGGTTAACTGCGCAGGGTGTACAAGCGTCGAGCAACGGCCGCATTGTGGTGGCGTTGTCTGATACTGGCGATAGACTGACCTATCAGACAACGCATCCGAAGTTGTTTGCTGGTGGTGATTGTGTGCGTGGTGCCGATTTGGTTGTCACTGCCGTGGCCGAGGGGCGCGACGCGGCTGAGAGCATTGTGCGGTGGTTGCGTGCGACTGCACAGGTGATGGATGTTGCGGTGATCTGA
- the gltB gene encoding glutamate synthase large subunit: MVSSTRQRIEESMLYDASDERDACGFGMVAQLDDQPSRALLEIAIAALSRMTHRGGVAADGLTGDGCGLLIRKPDAFLRALAGEAGIALGPRYAVGMVFLPGERAAAAHCRQVLEAELQRVGVRLCGWREVLINRSVCGQLARDTLPHIEQVFVDIDPKHSEDAFGVALFLARRRAERQLCDYHDFYVATLSPYAISYKGMVLPDKLPVFYPDLQRSELSSSVIVFHQRFSTNTLPRWPLAHPFRLLAHNGEINTIEGNRRWAQARSKVWRSPRFDIAEFDPVISMKGSDSQSLDNMLELLIAGGMDLLQALRILVPPATRTLEFKDADLASFYEFYGLNTEPWDGPAGIVAYDGRYAACMLDRNGLRPARWMLTADRHFLVASEAGVWELPVERVIRKGKLGPGEMMAIDLKRGDLLDSDAIDRINRARAPYKQWLQQGVTYLQTELIDPSLVEEPFSDQTLCSYQKLFQLSTEEVEQVLRPLAETEQEAAGSMGDDTPMAVLSAQIRPLYDYFRQAFAQVTNPPIDPLRESIAMSLTTQLGRETNIFHAGPETVNHVILDSPVLSQRKLRQLLKMPQYLEKNRLIDLSYTVDEGLQAGLKRMCDEAEQAARDGIVMLLLSDRYPVPERPMAHALLATGAVHHHLCRVGLRCDVNLIIETGTARDPHHMACLLGFGATAVYPYLSYQMLFNLGRRGILKLQKAGEQSQIGRSYRKGIYKGLSKIISKMGICTIASYRGAQLFEIVGLDPDVVALCFPDTPARIGGVSLMQLHTEACELTARAWNDRIAPEVGGLLKYVHGGEYHMYNPDVVMTLQHATRTGDAADWRFYMDAVHTRPPSALRDLLQLKKAEIPTPLDQVAPATDVLCRFDTAAISLGALSPEAHEALAVAMNRLGGRSNSGEGGEDPARYGTERRSKIKQVASGRFGVTPEYLINAEVLQIKIAQGAKPGEGGQLPGHKVNDLIARLRYAKPGIGLISPPPHHDIYSIEDLAQLIYDLKQVNPQALVSVKLVSHVGVGTIAAGVVKAGADLITVSGHDGGTGASPISSIRYAGVPWELGVAEVHQALVANDLRERTTLQTDGGLKTGLDVVKAALLGADSFGFGTAPMIVLGCKYLRICHLNNCATGVATQDERLRANHFTGLPERVENFFRLLAEEVRQWLSYLGAMSLDDIIGRTDLLQQLEVSSREGVRVNLSRLLTNACYEGTHCAAQRLYESPDSLSVQIDSLLADAIANKTGGDYRFLIHNTDRSVGTRLSGAIARVHGNHGMEDAPLHLRFRGTAGQSFGAFNVGGLHLELEGEANDYVGKGMAGGCLVVRPPRGARFEARHTPILGNTCLYGATGGELFAAGRVGERFAVRNSGALAVIEGAGDHCCEYMTDGVVLVLGKVGLNFGAGFTGGLAYVLDIERDFVDRYNHELIDIHRVSVEGFENYRQHLRHLVVRHRALTGSIWAQQILDEFRDYIGRFWLVKPKAASIESLAESLRSAA; this comes from the coding sequence ATGGTTTCCAGCACCCGCCAAAGGATTGAAGAGAGTATGTTGTACGATGCCAGCGATGAGCGGGATGCCTGTGGCTTTGGCATGGTTGCGCAGTTGGATGATCAGCCTTCCCGCGCGTTGCTTGAAATTGCCATCGCTGCACTTTCGCGCATGACGCATCGTGGGGGTGTTGCTGCCGATGGGCTGACCGGTGATGGTTGCGGCTTGTTGATTCGTAAGCCTGATGCTTTCTTGCGTGCGTTGGCTGGTGAGGCCGGTATCGCGCTTGGCCCCCGTTACGCTGTCGGTATGGTGTTCCTGCCTGGTGAACGTGCCGCGGCGGCGCATTGTCGTCAGGTGTTGGAGGCTGAGTTACAACGCGTTGGAGTGCGGCTGTGTGGTTGGCGTGAGGTGCTGATCAATCGCAGTGTGTGTGGGCAATTGGCACGGGATACGTTGCCGCACATTGAGCAGGTGTTCGTTGATATTGATCCTAAACACAGTGAGGATGCGTTCGGGGTGGCGTTGTTTCTGGCGCGTCGCCGTGCTGAGCGGCAGTTGTGTGACTATCATGATTTTTATGTCGCCACCCTGTCCCCCTATGCGATTTCTTATAAAGGGATGGTGTTGCCGGATAAGTTGCCGGTGTTTTATCCGGATCTGCAGCGCAGCGAGCTGTCTTCTAGCGTGATCGTGTTTCATCAACGCTTTTCCACCAACACCTTGCCGCGTTGGCCGTTGGCGCATCCATTCCGGTTGCTTGCCCATAATGGCGAAATTAATACGATTGAAGGCAACCGCCGTTGGGCGCAGGCGCGCAGTAAGGTGTGGCGAAGCCCGCGTTTCGATATCGCCGAGTTCGATCCGGTGATTTCGATGAAAGGCTCTGATTCGCAGAGTCTGGATAACATGCTTGAGCTGTTGATCGCTGGTGGCATGGACCTGTTACAGGCGTTGCGTATTCTGGTGCCGCCAGCAACTAGAACGTTGGAATTCAAAGATGCTGATCTGGCGTCGTTCTATGAGTTTTACGGCTTGAATACGGAGCCTTGGGATGGTCCGGCCGGTATCGTTGCTTACGATGGTCGCTATGCGGCTTGTATGCTTGATCGCAATGGTTTGCGTCCGGCGCGTTGGATGTTGACTGCGGATCGTCACTTTCTTGTTGCCTCTGAGGCCGGGGTATGGGAGTTGCCCGTTGAGCGGGTGATCCGTAAGGGCAAGCTCGGACCTGGTGAGATGATGGCGATTGATTTGAAGCGTGGTGATCTGCTTGATTCCGATGCGATCGACCGTATTAACCGCGCGCGCGCGCCTTACAAGCAGTGGTTGCAGCAGGGCGTGACTTATCTGCAAACTGAGTTGATTGATCCATCGTTGGTTGAGGAGCCTTTCTCCGACCAGACATTATGTAGTTATCAAAAGCTATTTCAGCTCAGCACGGAGGAAGTGGAGCAGGTGTTGCGTCCACTTGCGGAAACCGAGCAAGAAGCCGCTGGCTCAATGGGGGACGATACCCCGATGGCGGTGCTTAGCGCGCAGATCCGGCCGTTGTACGATTATTTCCGACAAGCGTTTGCGCAAGTCACGAATCCGCCGATTGACCCGCTGCGTGAAAGCATCGCGATGTCCCTCACGACCCAGTTGGGCAGGGAGACCAATATCTTCCACGCTGGTCCGGAAACGGTAAATCACGTCATTCTTGATTCGCCAGTTCTGAGCCAGCGTAAATTGCGTCAGTTGCTGAAGATGCCGCAGTATCTGGAAAAGAACCGGCTTATTGACCTTTCTTACACTGTGGATGAAGGGTTGCAGGCTGGGCTGAAGCGAATGTGCGATGAGGCCGAACAAGCGGCGCGTGATGGTATCGTCATGTTGCTACTGTCTGATCGCTATCCAGTTCCGGAGCGGCCGATGGCGCATGCGTTACTGGCGACTGGTGCGGTGCATCATCACTTGTGCCGGGTGGGCTTGCGTTGCGATGTCAACTTGATCATTGAGACAGGCACGGCCCGCGATCCGCATCATATGGCTTGCTTGTTGGGTTTTGGTGCAACGGCGGTGTATCCGTACCTGTCCTATCAGATGCTGTTTAATTTGGGGCGGCGGGGCATCCTGAAGTTGCAGAAGGCAGGCGAGCAGTCGCAGATTGGCCGCAGCTACCGCAAGGGGATCTACAAGGGATTGTCCAAGATCATCTCCAAGATGGGGATTTGTACGATTGCTAGTTATCGTGGTGCGCAGTTATTTGAAATCGTTGGTTTGGATCCGGATGTGGTGGCTTTGTGTTTCCCGGACACTCCGGCGAGGATCGGCGGTGTGAGCTTGATGCAGTTGCATACTGAGGCCTGTGAGTTGACTGCACGTGCTTGGAATGATCGCATCGCACCTGAGGTCGGTGGCTTGCTGAAGTATGTGCATGGTGGTGAGTACCACATGTACAACCCGGATGTGGTGATGACGCTGCAACATGCGACACGCACGGGTGATGCGGCGGACTGGCGCTTTTATATGGATGCTGTACACACGCGTCCACCATCGGCATTGCGTGATTTGCTGCAATTGAAGAAGGCGGAGATTCCAACCCCGTTGGATCAAGTTGCTCCGGCAACCGATGTTCTGTGCCGTTTCGATACTGCTGCGATCAGTCTTGGTGCGTTGTCACCGGAAGCGCATGAGGCGCTTGCCGTCGCGATGAATCGCCTGGGTGGGCGTTCCAATTCTGGTGAGGGTGGGGAGGACCCTGCGCGCTATGGCACCGAGAGGCGTTCGAAAATTAAACAAGTGGCTTCCGGTCGCTTTGGTGTCACTCCCGAATATTTGATTAATGCGGAAGTGCTGCAGATCAAGATTGCCCAGGGTGCCAAGCCGGGTGAGGGAGGGCAGTTGCCTGGCCATAAAGTCAATGATTTGATTGCGCGGTTGCGTTACGCCAAACCTGGTATTGGTCTGATCAGCCCGCCGCCACACCACGATATCTACTCCATTGAGGATCTGGCGCAGTTGATTTATGACCTAAAGCAGGTCAATCCGCAGGCGTTGGTGTCAGTCAAGTTGGTTTCGCACGTTGGTGTGGGCACGATCGCCGCTGGTGTGGTCAAGGCGGGTGCTGATCTGATTACGGTCTCTGGTCACGATGGTGGTACCGGTGCCTCGCCAATCAGTTCGATTCGCTATGCTGGTGTGCCGTGGGAGTTGGGGGTGGCCGAGGTACATCAAGCGCTGGTTGCTAATGATTTGCGTGAGCGCACCACGTTGCAGACCGATGGTGGTTTGAAGACTGGTTTGGATGTGGTCAAGGCGGCGTTGTTGGGTGCCGACAGTTTTGGCTTCGGCACTGCGCCGATGATCGTGCTGGGTTGTAAGTACTTGCGTATTTGTCATCTCAACAATTGTGCAACTGGTGTTGCGACACAAGATGAGCGTTTGCGTGCCAATCACTTTACCGGCTTGCCCGAGCGCGTAGAGAATTTTTTTCGCCTGCTTGCTGAGGAGGTGCGGCAGTGGTTGTCGTACTTGGGTGCGATGTCGTTGGATGACATCATTGGACGTACCGATTTGTTGCAGCAGTTGGAGGTGTCTTCACGCGAGGGGGTCCGTGTGAATCTGTCACGGCTGTTGACGAATGCCTGCTACGAAGGGACTCACTGTGCTGCGCAGCGTCTCTATGAGTCACCGGATAGTTTGTCGGTACAGATAGATAGTTTGTTGGCCGATGCAATTGCCAATAAAACCGGCGGTGATTACCGCTTTCTGATTCACAATACGGATCGTTCGGTCGGTACGCGCTTATCTGGTGCGATTGCCCGTGTGCATGGCAACCACGGGATGGAGGATGCGCCGTTGCACTTGCGTTTCCGTGGTACTGCCGGTCAAAGTTTTGGTGCATTCAATGTGGGTGGCTTGCATCTGGAATTGGAAGGTGAGGCTAATGACTACGTTGGTAAGGGGATGGCCGGTGGCTGTCTGGTGGTACGGCCGCCGCGTGGTGCACGTTTCGAGGCACGTCATACGCCAATTCTCGGTAATACTTGTTTGTACGGTGCGACTGGTGGCGAGCTTTTTGCGGCTGGGCGCGTCGGTGAGCGCTTTGCGGTGCGTAATTCCGGTGCGTTGGCAGTGATCGAAGGTGCTGGGGATCACTGTTGCGAGTATATGACTGATGGTGTTGTCCTGGTGCTTGGCAAAGTCGGCTTGAATTTCGGTGCGGGGTTCACGGGGGGCTTGGCTTATGTTCTGGACATCGAACGTGATTTCGTGGATCGCTATAACCATGAGTTGATCGATATCCATCGTGTCTCTGTTGAGGGCTTTGAAAATTATCGCCAGCATTTGCGTCATCTTGTTGTCCGTCATCGTGCGCTGACGGGTAGCATTTGGGCACAACAGATTCTTGATGAATTCCGGGATTACATCGGGAGGTTCTGGCTTGTGAAACCGAAGGCGGCGAGTATCGAATCGTTAGCCGAGTCGCTACGCAGTGCCGCTTAA
- the proC gene encoding pyrroline-5-carboxylate reductase — MPHVTLLPSPSQIAFIGGGNMARSLIAGMIRQGAPSTSICVIEPIAALRDALIADFKIKAVTTATEAATDTSTWVLAVKPQVMPDVCATLPLPVQPNTPLVISIAAGITTCKLKHWLGDTCAIVRAMPNTPALLGAGVTGLFATSQTTGTQRTIAEELFNSVGKTLWITEEALMDAVTAVSGSGPAYAFLLAEAMETAAIMQGLSTANARTLVQQTLLGAARMMTESGETPAALRHRVTSPHGTTEAAITTFQENDFQTLVAKAIDAATRRARALGKINDTDPT, encoded by the coding sequence ATGCCACACGTCACCCTACTTCCCAGCCCATCACAGATCGCATTCATCGGCGGCGGCAATATGGCGCGCAGCTTGATCGCAGGCATGATCCGCCAAGGCGCCCCCAGCACGTCAATATGCGTCATCGAACCAATCGCCGCACTGCGCGATGCACTTATCGCTGACTTCAAAATCAAGGCCGTCACCACAGCCACAGAAGCGGCCACCGACACCAGCACCTGGGTGCTGGCCGTGAAACCCCAAGTGATGCCTGACGTGTGTGCCACCCTGCCACTTCCAGTGCAACCCAACACACCACTGGTTATCTCAATCGCTGCAGGCATCACCACCTGCAAACTCAAACACTGGCTTGGCGACACCTGTGCGATTGTGCGCGCCATGCCGAATACCCCAGCCCTGCTAGGTGCCGGCGTAACCGGACTATTCGCCACCTCACAAACCACGGGCACACAACGCACCATCGCTGAAGAACTCTTTAACAGCGTAGGCAAGACCCTATGGATCACCGAAGAAGCGTTAATGGACGCCGTGACTGCCGTATCAGGGAGCGGTCCAGCCTATGCGTTTTTGCTTGCCGAAGCGATGGAAACAGCAGCCATCATGCAAGGCCTCTCCACCGCAAACGCACGCACACTCGTCCAGCAAACCCTATTGGGTGCCGCACGCATGATGACCGAGTCAGGGGAAACACCTGCCGCACTGCGCCACCGCGTCACCTCACCGCATGGGACCACCGAAGCGGCAATCACAACATTTCAAGAAAACGACTTCCAAACACTTGTCGCAAAAGCGATAGACGCCGCCACCCGGCGCGCACGCGCCCTCGGAAAGATAAACGATACCGATCCCACCTGA
- a CDS encoding TonB-dependent receptor: MYNHTIKLAFCISSVLYCSTSATAAPNTEAITKLDTVTVTGYRASLEKTQSIKRAANSIVDAISAEDIGKFPDSNAAESLSHLPGISVDRQFGEGEKISINGTDPALNRVLLNGQTIASGDWGGNPTDTSGRTFNYSLLSPEIIGLMEVYKTPEARIDEGSIGGTVIVHTRQPLDLPKNTIRGSIGYSYNDRSKKSNPRGSILWSWKNDSENFGALISATHDKQDIARAGIEFFGYTTGANIPPEATITGDGSTPTTAKVPAGINSAFFQQTRERNGLQGALQWKPNEQNEFNLTGIYIKGKYNNFSESRYICPTCNNDLNKVSAANVQNGYITTATVSDGTAGQPYAQLDANYRISTVTTNSLNLHHQWSGDKWVLTTQTGTTKATGGKDPEYLMKFLLQEGGYRFNYDGTHTGVTYDNNNASNWALKSGEQAGGLEYTRTNDQENYFQFDATRDLHWGPFNKLQFGYKYIGHKNGQTSRGNALFANQDVLLTAFNPGMTPTGLYNGLGASGDLINWPTADLRSVLSYLKALPEAAFETKYNQQFSVTETTNNLYTQLDFDSGKWRGNLGIRYVDTKDNILYWQSTTVNNTVNYQPVKDSKRYYKPLPSLNIAYDLTNNSVLRFSAARVIARPRYGDLAGSFSLNSTSGDLTASGGNPNLKPYQSSNYDLAAEWYFAPSSMLSAEAFYRDISSYIVTTTTTETLSDPSNNIFNKPYTVTRPMNATGAKVTGLSLNYQHAFAYGFGLATNYTYAQSNSNDGLNLPYLSKNTYNVIPYWEQGPWAVRLNYSYRSKYFTQIGRLDSQVFTDAYKELDLTTSYKFNDWVTLNISATNLLNSTYYWYNEVKYAPIGMYKNGRSYQAQLNFKF; this comes from the coding sequence ATGTATAACCACACCATAAAGCTAGCATTCTGTATCTCATCCGTACTTTATTGTTCCACTTCAGCAACGGCAGCCCCCAACACTGAAGCCATCACCAAGCTGGATACCGTCACTGTCACTGGATACCGCGCCTCACTGGAAAAAACACAGTCCATCAAGCGCGCCGCCAATTCGATCGTGGATGCGATCAGTGCCGAAGACATCGGTAAATTTCCCGACAGCAACGCTGCCGAATCACTCTCCCACCTACCAGGCATCAGCGTAGACCGCCAATTCGGTGAAGGCGAAAAAATCAGTATCAACGGCACCGACCCTGCCCTGAACCGCGTCTTGCTCAACGGCCAAACCATTGCCTCCGGCGACTGGGGCGGCAACCCAACCGACACCAGTGGACGCACCTTCAATTACAGCCTGCTGTCTCCGGAAATCATCGGACTGATGGAAGTGTATAAAACACCGGAAGCACGCATCGACGAAGGATCGATCGGCGGCACCGTGATCGTACATACACGTCAACCGTTAGACCTGCCGAAAAACACCATACGCGGCTCGATAGGCTACAGCTACAACGACCGCTCCAAAAAAAGCAACCCACGCGGCTCGATCCTATGGAGTTGGAAAAACGACAGTGAGAACTTTGGCGCATTGATCTCAGCCACCCACGACAAACAGGACATTGCACGCGCCGGCATTGAATTCTTCGGCTATACCACCGGTGCGAATATCCCCCCTGAGGCCACCATCACTGGCGACGGCAGCACTCCAACCACCGCAAAAGTACCGGCTGGCATTAACAGCGCATTCTTCCAACAAACCCGCGAACGTAACGGACTCCAAGGCGCACTCCAGTGGAAACCGAACGAACAGAACGAATTCAACCTCACCGGCATCTACATCAAAGGCAAATACAATAATTTCAGCGAATCACGCTATATCTGCCCCACCTGCAACAACGACTTAAACAAAGTCTCTGCGGCCAACGTACAAAACGGCTACATCACCACAGCGACTGTCTCCGATGGAACAGCAGGACAACCTTACGCACAGCTTGATGCCAATTACCGTATAAGCACAGTCACCACAAACAGCTTGAATCTGCACCATCAATGGTCCGGAGACAAATGGGTACTCACCACCCAGACCGGGACGACAAAAGCCACTGGCGGAAAAGATCCCGAATACTTAATGAAATTTCTGCTCCAAGAAGGCGGCTATCGCTTCAATTACGACGGCACCCATACCGGCGTAACTTACGATAACAACAACGCATCCAACTGGGCCCTGAAGAGCGGCGAACAAGCGGGCGGCCTTGAATACACTCGGACCAACGACCAAGAAAATTACTTCCAGTTCGACGCCACACGCGACCTCCATTGGGGTCCCTTCAACAAACTGCAATTCGGCTACAAATACATCGGCCATAAGAACGGCCAAACCTCCCGTGGTAACGCACTGTTTGCTAACCAAGACGTCCTATTAACAGCCTTCAACCCTGGCATGACACCCACAGGACTGTACAACGGACTGGGAGCCAGCGGCGACCTCATCAACTGGCCAACCGCCGACCTTCGCTCGGTCCTGTCCTATCTCAAAGCATTGCCTGAAGCGGCCTTCGAAACCAAATACAACCAACAATTCAGCGTCACAGAAACCACCAATAACCTGTACACACAGTTGGATTTCGATTCTGGAAAATGGCGCGGTAACCTCGGCATCCGTTACGTGGACACCAAAGACAACATCTTGTATTGGCAAAGCACCACCGTAAACAACACCGTCAACTATCAACCGGTAAAAGACTCCAAACGCTATTACAAGCCACTACCGAGCCTCAACATTGCCTATGACCTGACCAACAACAGCGTCCTGCGCTTCTCCGCCGCTCGCGTCATCGCCCGGCCACGTTACGGTGACCTTGCAGGCTCCTTTTCACTGAACAGCACCTCTGGCGACCTGACTGCAAGCGGCGGCAACCCCAACCTGAAACCCTACCAATCCAGCAACTACGACCTAGCCGCTGAATGGTACTTTGCCCCCTCAAGCATGCTGTCAGCGGAAGCGTTTTACCGTGACATCAGCTCCTACATCGTCACCACGACCACAACCGAAACCCTGAGCGACCCATCAAACAATATCTTCAACAAACCCTACACCGTCACCCGACCGATGAATGCCACCGGCGCCAAAGTGACCGGTCTTTCACTGAACTACCAACACGCATTCGCCTACGGCTTTGGTCTGGCCACAAACTACACCTATGCGCAATCCAACTCTAACGATGGCCTGAACCTACCCTACCTCTCCAAAAACACCTACAACGTGATCCCCTATTGGGAACAGGGCCCCTGGGCAGTCCGCCTTAACTACAGCTACCGATCAAAATACTTCACCCAAATCGGACGACTGGATTCACAGGTCTTCACAGATGCTTACAAAGAACTCGACCTGACCACATCCTACAAATTTAACGACTGGGTCACCCTAAACATCAGCGCCACCAACCTGCTGAATTCAACCTACTACTGGTACAACGAAGTTAAATACGCCCCCATCGGCATGTACAAAAATGGCCGTAGCTACCAAGCACAACTGAACTTCAAATTCTAA